GCACTGATGAGCAGATCTTATTTATTGCTGAAACCACAAGCTGCAAGTGTAACTTCCAAACctaaagttttgaaaaaaaaagtaagactAGCCTCATTTTAGCCAATAGAAAAACTACAGTACCCTCTGCACTTTCAGAGCCCCCTCCCATCCCTAATAATTTTGCACCATTTTAAGAAGGATATTtgatctttcttttcatcttggGGTAataatctttctttttgtctctcaggGTCCCTGATTCAGACGTGGTAGACATTCCCATGGAGTGTGAGATGGTTGTAAATAAGGAGGCCTGCTCTACCAAGCTGGTGCTGAagtcggacaaaacaaaagagtgtAGCCTTATCTGAAAACAGTACAGAGTGACCTCTTACTTGTCATGTTTTAAAtatcagagaaaataaagttaCAACCTGCTCCaactctttttcttcttgcctGTTCTTCGTCTCTTTAACATTACTTGCTTCAGGTGTAACTTTCAGGATGTAATTGAATAAATCCACCACTGTGTGACAGCAGAGCTTGGTGCACGGAGGGTCTCTGGCAACCAAGGGGCTTTAAATACCCAATAATAGCCATGCTCCCCTAGCTGCTGTCTCTGACAGAAACATTCTGGTTCTCATGATGTTTAGCTCCTTGTCCAACTCTCATCTCTGTGGATTCAGACCTGTTCagacaatcatttttttctgtcatcctgGCATCACAGAGACACTCCACTCTGCCAACCCACTACGTAAGTGCCTATTTTTACTCACAGAAATGATCTCTGTCAAGGAAAATCGCTCTTTTATTAGTTAATCTGTTATGAAATGTATGCTGTCTTGTTTCTCCACTGTCAGTTTGTAACTTAGTGTCCAGAGGTATGCAGGTGCACTATGTGTATCTTcctctgcaaatgtttttgaatgatGCGTCCAAACAATAGCAGTCCACAGACGGCATTTCTTAGAGCATGCATCCGAATTTCAGCAGGTAAACTAGGAAAAACCGGCAACCAGGGAAAAATATGTAACTGATTTGCAGGAATGTTTCATATACTGCGTGGAAATGTGGAGAAAACCAACGTCCAGGGCAGTATTCATAACAGTATTGTCTTGGAAGGGGAACACCCACAATCCCTGACACCCCCAGCGGGGATTGATTAGGCTTGAGTCATGATCTCAGCTTGAGCAAACCACAGTGCCTGCTGCTGTTATCCTGCTCCTCCACATGCAGGAGGCAAAAGGACAGAGAAATTGTTTCTGAATTGTCCCACTGACTGAGCATGTATATGGAAATACTGttactgtttctttgtttaGGATATTTGTGCAAAATGAATCCATAACAGGTTCCGATAAGTGGTAATATTCACTGGTGGTCTGGTGTAaagctgttatttaaaaaggggaaataattttcttttaatgtaataaaagggaaaaaagcaacACTATTAAAAAGCATCTTTTAAGCTACATATTTTGTATGAATACATATGAACCAGGAACACAGAGGTGAATTTAGAGGTTGgcctttctctttgtttctctatGTGCAAGCTGTCCTcttgtgattttaatttttagacaatatatttacagtataattgtttaattcattaaaagaaaaaaaagctcttatAATCACTTGTTCCAACCTCCATTATTGCTCATATTTACAGACCTTTAGATTctagtcaaatgaagtttccaaatatcaaaaaattttattttacgaTGACTTACGTGAAAACTTGTATGAAATGCAATGCGATGGGGGGATCTGGTCCAAGGAAAATGGCTTTCAGCCTTTTTCTCAATTCCCTGTCAGAGAGCGCTGTTTTGTCAGAGATGAAGGACGCTTGCTCAGGAAGAATATGATGGACTTAGCAGTGCCCAGGTCACAGTGTTCCTTATCCTGTAGAGATTTTGCTACCGAGGGGACTGATCACAAACAACTATATGCTGGATGTGCATCCTACAGTGTCACATCATTCAGGCTCAATTTTGCCAATTATTGGgacatttttccttctttcctgtTAAGCTTCCTCCGCTCTGAGACCGCTGCTTTATACATCTGGTTACTGGTGACATTACACTTGCCTTTCCTCCCAGACCAAAGGATGATCAATGCCGTGCCAACCTGCCTGCAGGTCACTCAACACACTGACAGAGTAGGTTAGTAATGATGCAGTGTGAAGCGACTGATAGCTAAGTCTGTGTGCCGTTAATGGAAAATGACAGGCTCATTTTCTTTGCGATGCTGGTTTTCACAGCACATGGCAGaggttttgggggggggggctggaatCCATTTTTAGGATTCTGCAGTGTTATGCTGTTTCACTTCGACATACTACATCATTTATTGTGCACTTGATAAATATAACTCTGTGCTCAAATGTGTGCATAGtaattttattgtcattaaacTGTTATGTTCAGTCTTGAAGCCTGACTCGAGGATTCGTTGGTGGGAGGGGACCTGACAAGTCTGAGATCTTAAGAAAGCATATAAAAAGAGAGCGAGTGATTGTTACTGTAAGATGAGGAACTGAAACTAGTCTGTGCAACTGCAGTTGGGCTGAGTACAAATGCCgactatagaaaaaaaattaccttgtgtacattttcattctctCGGTCAGTGTAAATTGTGTGAAGATGTAAAGAGCCTAccattttgttccttttttggCGGATAATGTTCTTATATGAGGGCAGTATTTTGTGAGCAATCAACTCAAGAACTTCCATATTGCACCCACTATAAGTTAACAGCAATGCTCTGAACTAAATGCGAACATctacatgctaacatgccgatGTTTAGTGAGTatcatgtttaccatgttcaccatcttagttaaACAcgttagcatgcaaacatttgctaattagcactggaCACAAAGGCCAGCTGGGGCTAGTGGGAATATCATTTGTTTAGtaggtatttggttataaaccaaagtattagaaaaattgaaattgtgACCTGACAATGCCGCTAGATGAAAAGGCAAAGTTATCTCAATTTATCCCTTAAGGGGACATGAAGCTCTGAACTAAGTTTAACAGCAATCTATCCAGttgtttttgagatattttagtttggaccaaagtggtggaccaaccgacATACtgagaataagaaaaaagaaaaagaaaaaaaatagaccaTAAGGGTATGTTTAAGTGAGTTGCTTTCTTGGACCTAGTGTCACagtgatttacagtaaattgCAAAAAGTTCTTACATGTTGCACCTTTCGTAGGCTTCCTTCTTCCTCAGGCACAGAATGAACTTTCCTTCACTCTGTGCTTCTCTCAGAATAACAGCGTCACTTCTACACAAACAGATCCCTTGAAGCTTTGCAagtgaataatgtttttttttttttctgtctccctccgtgcatcctctctctttgtctcagaTGCATCTTTAAAGAGGGTTGGGATGGACAGTTTGATCCTGGAGGCTGGTGACACTGAAGTCCTGGTGAGATGTCCTTGAGTGGCAACACGAGTCAGCCTTCTCCGTCAAGgacagctctctctctgcccttgaACAGCTCCACCTCTCCACATTCCCTACCGTGGGAAGAGGTTAAAACCAGTCATGAGTTTGTGCACGAGTGGCCGGGGAATAAGACCCAGCTCCTCTCCAACCTCTTTGTTCCCGGGCATGATGAGCAGTGCCATATGTCTCCCGTCCTCACAGGGTGTCTAGTTGTGTGGTACAGCATTACAATGGTGCTGGGGCTGCTGGGGAACATCGGCCTCATCTGCATCATCACCCGTCGCAGAGAAAAAGTCAATGTCACCGGCATTTTCATCTGCAACCTGTCATTCTCTGACATCCTGGTTTGTGTCTTCTGCCTACCCTTCACTGTCATATACACACTAATGGACCACTGGGTGTTTGGGTCGCTGTTATGTCGGCTGGTGCCGTTcatccagtgtgtgtctgtgactgtttCCGTGCTGTCTCTGGTGTTTATTGCTCTGGAAAGACATCAGCTCATCATTAACCCCTCTGGGTGGAAACCGAGCATTCCTCAGGCCTACGTGGCAGTCGTTCTCATTTGGATTCTGGCCTGCTTCACCTCTTCACCTTTCTTGGCCTTTCAGCTACTCACAAATGAGCCCTACACTAATGTAATGCTGCCCCAGGCTCCACTTCATCACCAAGCCTCTCCTAAGGCTTATCTCAATGCATCTCCGCCTCAACCTGCCTCTTTTACATACAAAAACTCATCTGTGCTTCTAAATTCATACCGCGCCCTCTTTTCTTATGCCCCCACACATCCACATATGGAGGCCTGTCTGGAGCACTGGCCATCCCAGCAACACAGACTCGCGTACACCACATGGCTCCTGCTGTTCCAGTACTGTGGCCCACTACTGCTGGTCCTGCTCTGTTATGTTAGAGTTTTTGTGCGCCTTCGCCACCGCAAAGAAATGCTCGACCGTGCCAGGACCCCAGAGAGCCAGCACATGACCCACAGCCGACGAATCAACATCATGCTGGTTGCCCTCATAACAGCCTTTGCTCTTTGCTGGCTGCCGCTCACCACCTTCAATGTGGTGTCAGACTGGAACCAGGAGGCTCTGCCCATCTGCCACCACAACCTGCTGTTCTCCCTCTGCCACCTGCTGGCCATGTCGTCCACCTGCATCAACCCCATCATCTATGGCTTCCTCAACTCCAACTTTCGACAGGAGGTGAGAGAGGTGCTCCTGCACTGCCGCTGCCGCCCACTAGAAGAAGAGTGCGAGCGTTTCCCCATGTCCACTTTGCACATGGAAGTGTCCCGCACCTCTGTGCCTCTCAACTGCAGGAGCAACTCTGTCTGACTTGACGCTACAACCTAAAGGATACTGCTGTAGTAGGACGTAGTTACATAAACTGTGCAGTTATAGGACTACTGCTGTTTGTTCTACCTTTAATAACAGTAGATAACAGTTTTGATAGTGGTTTAAAGTGCAAAATTTTTGTCAGTGG
This region of Xiphias gladius isolate SHS-SW01 ecotype Sanya breed wild chromosome 11, ASM1685928v1, whole genome shotgun sequence genomic DNA includes:
- the npy4r gene encoding neuropeptide Y receptor type 4, which translates into the protein MSLSGNTSQPSPSRTALSLPLNSSTSPHSLPWEEVKTSHEFVHEWPGNKTQLLSNLFVPGHDEQCHMSPVLTGCLVVWYSITMVLGLLGNIGLICIITRRREKVNVTGIFICNLSFSDILVCVFCLPFTVIYTLMDHWVFGSLLCRLVPFIQCVSVTVSVLSLVFIALERHQLIINPSGWKPSIPQAYVAVVLIWILACFTSSPFLAFQLLTNEPYTNVMLPQAPLHHQASPKAYLNASPPQPASFTYKNSSVLLNSYRALFSYAPTHPHMEACLEHWPSQQHRLAYTTWLLLFQYCGPLLLVLLCYVRVFVRLRHRKEMLDRARTPESQHMTHSRRINIMLVALITAFALCWLPLTTFNVVSDWNQEALPICHHNLLFSLCHLLAMSSTCINPIIYGFLNSNFRQEVREVLLHCRCRPLEEECERFPMSTLHMEVSRTSVPLNCRSNSV